From one Salmo salar chromosome ssa09, Ssal_v3.1, whole genome shotgun sequence genomic stretch:
- the LOC106611428 gene encoding enhancer of rudimentary homolog, translated as MSHTILLVQPTKRPEGRTYADYESVNECMEGVCKMYEEHLKRMNPNSPSITYDISQLFDFIDDLADLSCLVYRADTQTYQPYNKDWIKEKIYVLLRRQAQQAGK; from the exons TCTCACACGATCCTGTTGGTCCAGCCCACCAAGAGGCCAGAGGGACGGACGTATGCTGATTATGAATCAGTCAACGAGTGCATGGAAG gtgtgtgtaagATGTACGAGGAACACCTAAAGAGAATGAATCCAAACAGTCCATCCATCACCTATGACATCAGTCAACTGTTTGACTTCATTGATGACCTGGCTGACCTCAGCTGCTTGGT GTACCGTGCGGACACACAGACGTACCAGCCGTACAACAAGGACTGGATCAAGGAGAAGATTTACGTGCTGCTGCGACGCCAGGCCCAACAGGCTGGAAAATGA